CGAAATGCTCGAAGACCTCGTAGCAGCAGCCGTCAACGAAGCCATCCACAAAGTAGACGACATGACCGCAAAAGAAATGGCTAAGATCACAGGCGGTATGGGACTTCCCCCGGGACTCTTCTAAGACATGGCAAAAATAGCACCACTCGCGCGCCTCATCGAACAACTCCGAGCACTCCCCGGAATCGGGACAAAATCGGCACAACGGCTCGCGTATCACATACTCGACATGGACGACGCGCAAATAAAAGCACTCACACGCGCCATGCTCGACGCCAAAACACAGATACACTACTGCTCCGAATGCTACAACCTCACCGACACAGACCCCTGTCGCATCTGCGCATCAGGCGCGCGCGACCAAGCACTCCTCTGCGTCGTAGAACAACCCAGAGATGCCGAAGCCATGGAACGCACACGCGACTTCAAAGGACGCTACCACGTCCTCCACGGCGCACTCAGCCCACTCGAAGGC
The nucleotide sequence above comes from Selenomonadales bacterium. Encoded proteins:
- the recR gene encoding recombination protein RecR translates to MAKIAPLARLIEQLRALPGIGTKSAQRLAYHILDMDDAQIKALTRAMLDAKTQIHYCSECYNLTDTDPCRICASGARDQALLCVVEQPRDAEAMERTRDFKGRYHVLHGALSPLEGIGPADIKIKELLERLKTTEVREIIMATDPDVEGEATAMYLAKLLKPLGIKITRIAHGLPVGSDLEYADEITLAKALENRREM